One stretch of Glycine soja cultivar W05 chromosome 7, ASM419377v2, whole genome shotgun sequence DNA includes these proteins:
- the LOC114418347 gene encoding F-box/LRR-repeat protein 12: MGDLSRNDCTSIMHLPDDCLVIIFHGLDSRIDRDSFGLTCRRWLHVQDFNRQSLQFECSSTALRPLSSSTKGFDIHTFHLHRLLRRFQHLKSLSLSNCSELSDSGLTRLLSYGSNLQKLNLDCCLKVTDYGLSLVASGCPSLMSISLYRCPGITDKGLDTLASACLSMKYVNLSYCSQISDNGLKAITHWCRQLQAINISHCEGLSGVGFEGCSKTLAYVEAESCKLKQEGVMGIVSGGGIEYLDVSCLSWSVLGDPLPGIGFASCLKILNFRLCRTVSDTSIVAIAKGCPLLEEWNLALCHEVRVPGWRTVGLYCRNLKRLHVNRCRNLCDNGLQALREGCKNLSILYLNGCVRLTSVALELFKCQRANVCIKDIEIMCIKPYWEFR; the protein is encoded by the coding sequence ATGGGAGATCTTTCTAGAAATGATTGTACCTCCATCATGCACCTCCCAGATGATTGCCTTGTTATTATTTTCCACGGTTTAGATAGTCGCATTGATCGCGATTCATTTGGCCTGACTTGCCGCCGATGGCTCCATGTTCAAGACTTCAACCGTCAGTCACTGCAATTTGAGTGTTCAAGCACTGCATTACGTCCTTTATCTTCATCCACCAAGGGTTTTGACATTCACACGTTCCATCTCCATAGGTTGCTTAGACGATTTCAACATTTAAAATCTTTATCGCTATCTAATTGCTCAGAGCTGAGTGATTCAGGATTGACCCGTTTGCTAAGCTATGGTTCAAATTTGCAAAAACTTAATCTGGATTGTTGTTTGAAAGTCACTGATTATGGGCTATCACTGGTTGCTTCTGGTTGTCCCTCATTGATGTCAATTAGTCTATACCGGTGCCCCGGTATTACCGATAAAGGGCTAGATACTTTAGCCAGTGCTTGCTTATCTATGAAATATGTAAATCTCTCCTACTGCTCACAAATATCTGACAATGGGTTAAAAGCTATTACACATTGGTGTCGCCAGCTTCAGGCAATTAACATATCACACTGTGAAGGCTTAAGTGGTGTTGGCTTTGAAGGATGTTCAAAAACACTAGCTTATGTCGAGGCTGAGTCCTGTAAGCTTAAGCAAGAAGGGGTCATGGGAATTGTTAGCGGTGGAGGAATAGAGTATCTAGATGTTTCTTGTTTAAGTTGGTCTGTTTTGGGAGATCCCTTGCCTGGAATAGGCTTTGCCTCGTGCCTCAAAATCCTTAACTTCCGGCTGTGTAGAACTGTTTCTGATACTTCTATTGTGGCAATCGCCAAGGGATGTCCACTGCTTGAAGAATGGAACTTAGCCTTATGTCATGAGGTGAGGGTACCTGGATGGCGGACAGTGGGGTTATACTGCCGTAACTTGAAGAGACTGCATGTTAACCGTTGCCGCAATCTCTGTGATAATGGCTTGCAGGCTTTGCGGGAAGGGTGCAAAAATCTCTCCATTCTGTACTTGAATGGTTGTGTTCGCTTGACCTCTGTTGCATTAGAGTTATTCAAGTGTCAAAGAGCTAATGTTTGCATAAAGGACATAGAGATAATGTGTATAAAGCCTTACTGGGAATTCAGATGA
- the LOC114418348 gene encoding 4-hydroxy-tetrahydrodipicolinate reductase 2, chloroplastic-like — translation MATSLLKTQLNMFHRHHNHLACFSNGASAGNSVPISQKRRSRSFPVVSMAATPAQTSLEKSALSSKNTGLPIMVNACTGKMGKAVINAAEAAGLNVVPVSFGCEEESGQTFQIGEKEFLVHGPSDRESALASVLDQYPNLIVVDYTIPNAVNGNAELYCKVGVPFVMGTTGGDRDLLHKTVLDSNIYAVISPQMGKQVVAFLAAMEIMAEQFPGAFSGYSLQVLESHQASKVDASGTAKAVISCFNKLGVSFDMDQIKLIRDPRQQLEMVGVPEEHLSGHAFHMYHLTSPDDTVTFEFQHNVCGRSIYAEGTVDAVLFLAKKIETKDHKRLYNMIDVLREGNMR, via the exons ATGGCAACATCCCTTCTGAAAACCCAGCTCAATATGTTCCACAGACACCACAATCACCTCGCATGCTTCTCCAATGGCGCAAGTGCAGGAAACAGTGTTCCAATTTCGCAGAAGAGGAGATCGCGTTCTTTCCCCGTAGTGTCAATGGCAGCCACACCGGCTCAAACTTCTCTCGAAAAATCTGCACTTTCGTCCAAAAACACTGGTCTTCCAATAATG gtTAATGCATGTACTGGAAAAATGGGAAAGGCCGTGATTAATGCGGCGGAAGCTGCTGGACTGAATGTTGTTCCTGTGTCGTTTGGGTGTGAAGAGGAGTCAGGACAGACTTTTCAGATTGGTGAAAAGGAGTTTCTTGTGCATGGTCCTTCTGACAGGGAGAGTGCTCTTGCATCTGTGCTTGATCAGTATCCAAATTTGATTGTTGTGGATTACACAATACCTAATGCAGTCAATG GCAATGCTGAGTTATACTGTAAGGTTGGGGTGCCCTTCGTGATGGGAACCACTGGTGGAGATAGGGATTTGTTGCATAAGACTGTGTTAGATTCAAACATTTATGCTGTGATATCCCCACAAATGGGAAAGCAG GTTGTTGCTTTTCTTGCAGCTATGGAAATTATGGCAGAGCAATTTCCTGGAGCCTTCTCTGGGTATTCCTTACAG GTATTGGAGTCCCATCAAGCAAGCAAAGTTGATGCATCTGGAACTGCAAAGGCTGTAATTTCTTGCTTCAACAAACTGGGGGTGTCTTTCGATATGGATCAG ATAAAATTGATCAGGGATCCCAGGCAACAACTTGAAATGGTTGGAGTCCCAGAGGAGCATCTGTCTGGTCATGCGTTTCATATGTATCATTTGACATCCCCAGATGACAC TGTTACATTCGAATTTCAACATAATGTTTGTGGTAGATCAATATATGCGGAGGGCACTGTTGATGCTGTATTGTTTCTTGCTAAGAAG ATTGAAACAAAGGATCACAAGAGACTGTATAATATGATTGATGTCTTGCGAGAGGGTAATATGCGATGA